The Cryptococcus gattii WM276 chromosome F, complete sequence genome segment TGGTGATACGCATGGCGTAATGCTGCGCTCCAGAGGCGGCAGATAAAGCTGAAGTATAGActggaaaaaaaagacgTAAAAACGACAAAGATTGTTGGGTTTCTTGAAAAAACGCAAAACGAGGTCCGTCGTATGTCGTCTTTCCGGGAAATCTGTGGTTGGCGGCCATGACGCGGGCACATAAGGGCACTAAATTTATgtcttctcttttcttttggTTCTCATGGCTCTCTGCGAAGGAAATGCATGCAAACAAAGACATGAGACAACTAACACAATCTTTGCATGTTTATCATCCATCGATTAAAAGGGCGAAAGAGCGAAACGAAAGTAAATAAGTAATATCTCCCTGCAAACCGATGAGACGCTGGCGGATTTCGAAAATGCGCTGGTACTCGTACACAGAAACGGGAAGGATAACAATCGAAATAACGAAAGAACAGCATTTCAAATTTATCAAACAAccgaagagaaagaaaacGAAGATCGACAAAGCCCCTCAACGATCTCCTCTGTAAGGCGAAAAGACAAAAATATAAGGTTGGAAAAAGAGGGATTTACAGCAGACAACTATGGGCAGAATACCGGAAGACAGAGAAAGGTGAACGGTCGACAATTAGAAGAGTAGTTTACTCCTCGTCGTCGCTCTCCCTAGAAAAAATGTCAACGACTTTTTTGGATCAGTTAGAAGCCAGATGACTTACTCCTCCGCCTTGGAAGCCTTCTTAGAAGCCTTGCCCTCAGCCTTGTAGTCGGCGTTCTCTCGGTCGGCACGCTCCTTGTCAGCCTTGGCCTTGGCCTCGTAAGGCTAAACGCAACCAGTCAGCCATCATAATCCTTTTTTGAGTGACATCGAAAAACGAAACGTaccttcttctcattcTCGTTCATCTCCCTCCACTTGATACCCAAAAGCTTGCCGACATCACCGAAAGTAGCCTCGGGGTTCTCGGCCTTGATACGCTCTCGGTAGTCCTGGACAAAGAACATGTAGGCGGAGAGAGCACTGGATTGTAATATTGTTAGCGATCGCACTGGGTTTGAAGAGTTGTGTTGAAAGGTGAACTTACCGCTTGGGCTTGTTAGGGTCCTTCTTTGAGCGCCTCTTAGCGTCGGAAGCAGTGGACTTTTTGGAGTCTTTGGTGGAAACCTTGGGCATTGCTGTTTACAAAGATTAGCGGCCGTTCAGGAACAATGTATTGGAGACTTGAAATTCAACGGCAGCAAAACCGTAAAAACTGGAAGATGAAGTGGAAATTCAGTGGAAAGAGGATACACGTaagggaggaagaagccAAACTAGACAGTCGACGCGTTGGACGACGACCCAATCCTAGTCTGATCGATTCCCCACCCAGAAAAACCGTAGCAACGACGGATGACGCAGTGGCAAGCGCATCCAAAGCAGTTGAGTAGCGCAGCCAGGCAGCAAGATATCAAGTGTGACCAGGCAGAgcgatgaggaaggaaggaagatagCAGACGGGcccaccaccacccataTCGATGGACGGATGCATCCACTTCGGGGGCCGCTCCACATCTTCCCACGCGCCCCCCTGCAtctctcctctcccccACAGAACCCTCCGAGACACCCGGAGAAAGCATCCAAGTGCCCCTTGTTGATGTACAGCGGTAGTAGGCTGGACGGCCTCCACCGCCGCGTAGACGCGTCAACATCATCATACAGAATGGGTATGGTGGGCGTcgaagaaagaaggggTGTGAAAGCGTGCGGATGCATGATCTGCCGCAGCAGATGGGTGGCGAGGGGTGCAGCGCAGTGGCAAGATGTATGGGTACACGACAGGAAAGAGGAGACACGGTGAGGAAATAGGTAACTTACTGTATGAGGTGTATGGGTTATCTATGCGGGGAAGTAGCTTGTATGAGGAATGCTGGTTATGAGACGTTGGCTGGGAAAAGGAGATTGTATGGTGAGTGGGCGCCAGGTTATGAGGGAATTCCCCAGCCAAGTCCTGTGTTTGCGCGGCCCCCGCGGGACTAAATTCCGCCACGCCCAAAATTCACTATTGATTTTTTAAAATGCCGCTGTATTGCCGGAAAATACACAACGTCACTTAAGTGTGCAAGTGATAAGCAATGGCACGTGTGTATTTTGGGCCAAAATCccccaccaccaccacctccaccaaCACGACGCGACGCGTTTGTTTACTCCATTAAGACAAAGCTAATCGCTGTTTTGTCAAGGTTGCTGGGTCGATCCCTCGCTCCTTTCTTCTGTAGTCATCTGTCAAAGAGGGCCCTCACATGTTCCCATACCCTCCCTTTTTGACCATCTGTGGCGGATTCCCCTCTAGCCGTGCTATCTTCTCGTACACTGTAACCAGTGACTATGTACCAATATCACTTATTGTCATTTGAAAGCTACCAGCTTCACCAGCCATGACAGCAGACAGTCCATGAAAGACCGATGCATAAACACGGATTACACGTGCATACAGCAGTATACTTTTATAACGCATCCAAAAAAGTCCCGTTTTCAGCATAATTTTTCTACTCatcttcccttccccttccttcttgCTCCATCCTTGTAACTGAGCCCCACCTAGTGCTGTTCACCATCAGGCTTCTTCGCTGCCAGGGCTACACAGTGCTGACCACCTGCGGAGACAGCCACAGAGCGGTAGGGACGAAGAAGCTTGCTCCTCACCAATGACGGTACTTCTGCAACCTCTTCTGAACCCAAGCCCA includes the following:
- a CDS encoding Nonhistone protein 6, putative (Similar to TIGR gene model, INSD accession AAW44308.1), yielding MPKVSTKDSKKSTASDAKRRSKKDPNKPKRALSAYMFFVQDYRERIKAENPEATFGDVGKLLGIKWREMNENEKKPYEAKAKADKERADRENADYKAEGKASKKASKAEE